A genomic segment from Chitinophaga flava encodes:
- a CDS encoding rod shape-determining protein, whose amino-acid sequence MGFFNFLTQEIAIDLGTANTLIIHNDQVVVDEPSIVAIERASGKIVAVGKKAMMMHEKTHEYLRTIRPLKDGVIADFNAAEGMLRELIKMVYPKKPLFAPSWRMVICIPSSITEVEKRAVRDSAEQAGAKEVYLLHEPMAAALGIGIDVEEPVGNMIIDIGGGTTGISVIALAGIVCDQSIRIAGDEFTADIMEALRRYHSLLIGERTAEQIKIHIGSALKELDNPPDDIPVNGRDLVTGIPKQIMVSYQEIAEALDKSIFKIEEAILKALETTPPELASDIYRRGLYLTGGGALLRGLDKRLAQKIKLPVHVADDPLRAVVRGTGIALKHVGKYPFLMQ is encoded by the coding sequence ATGGGATTTTTTAATTTTTTAACGCAGGAAATCGCGATTGATCTGGGTACAGCGAACACGCTGATTATACATAATGACCAAGTGGTTGTGGACGAGCCTTCCATTGTAGCGATAGAACGGGCTAGCGGTAAAATTGTGGCTGTTGGTAAGAAGGCCATGATGATGCACGAAAAAACACACGAATATCTTCGTACGATACGTCCCCTGAAGGATGGTGTGATCGCGGACTTTAACGCCGCTGAGGGAATGCTCAGGGAACTGATAAAAATGGTTTACCCTAAAAAGCCGCTGTTTGCTCCTAGCTGGCGCATGGTGATCTGCATTCCTTCCAGTATTACTGAGGTGGAGAAGAGAGCTGTACGTGACTCTGCTGAGCAGGCCGGTGCGAAGGAAGTATACCTGTTACACGAACCAATGGCTGCTGCCCTGGGTATAGGCATCGATGTGGAAGAACCGGTGGGCAACATGATCATTGACATCGGAGGTGGTACCACTGGTATCTCCGTGATCGCACTCGCTGGTATCGTTTGTGACCAGAGTATCCGTATCGCCGGTGACGAGTTCACTGCCGATATCATGGAAGCCCTGCGTCGTTATCATAGCTTGCTGATCGGTGAAAGAACCGCAGAACAAATCAAAATCCACATCGGATCTGCCCTGAAAGAGCTGGACAATCCACCTGATGATATCCCGGTAAACGGTCGTGACCTGGTAACCGGTATCCCCAAACAGATCATGGTATCTTACCAGGAAATAGCAGAAGCCCTGGACAAATCTATCTTTAAAATTGAGGAAGCCATCCTGAAGGCGCTGGAAACAACACCGCCAGAGCTGGCATCAGATATTTATCGCAGAGGACTGTACCTGACAGGTGGCGGTGCGCTGCTGCGTGGTCTGGACAAACGCCTTGCCCAGAAAATCAAACTGCCGGTTCATGTAGCGGACGATCCGCTGCGTGCAGTGGTAAGAGGTACCGGCATCGCCCTGAAGCATGTGGGTAAATATCCGTTCCTGATGCAATAA
- the moaC gene encoding cyclic pyranopterin monophosphate synthase MoaC, translated as MSNPSSSDFTHLDSSGQPAMVDVSGKGVTYRVAVAESRVFLPALVREQFKDHDIQTRKGAVFQTAIIAGIMAAKKTPDLIPLCHTLLLDGCDVQIQLEDEEAVIRCTVKTTGKTGVEMEALTGASVAALTIYDMCKAFTHDMVIRQTHLISKTGGKQDFER; from the coding sequence ATGTCCAATCCATCAAGCAGCGATTTTACCCATCTAGATTCTTCCGGCCAGCCAGCTATGGTAGATGTAAGCGGAAAAGGTGTCACTTATCGTGTAGCCGTCGCCGAAAGCCGTGTTTTTTTACCGGCACTGGTACGTGAACAGTTTAAGGACCATGATATTCAAACCCGCAAGGGCGCTGTGTTTCAGACAGCCATCATTGCAGGGATCATGGCCGCCAAAAAAACGCCCGACCTCATCCCGCTATGCCACACCCTGTTGCTGGACGGCTGTGATGTACAAATACAACTGGAAGATGAAGAGGCCGTTATCCGTTGCACCGTAAAAACAACGGGTAAGACAGGAGTGGAAATGGAAGCCCTCACTGGCGCCAGTGTGGCAGCCCTTACCATCTATGATATGTGTAAGGCTTTCACCCACGATATGGTGATCCGCCAAACCCACCTGATCAGTAAAACAGGAGGTAAACAGGATTTTGAGAGATAA
- a CDS encoding DUF1800 domain-containing protein → MPVVAKKVEMQHLAWRAGFGETLPVITEWEKRRRKEIVNKVLIGPKRAELESVDVINATDLPDYKRFRDMTEEQKKTVREMNTQGIKDLNVAWLNMMEKSEHPLREKMSLFWHGHFACRTQDVLYNQQLIGVIRENALGNFGDLLSAVSKSTAMLQFLNNQQNRKQHPNENFAREVMELFTMGRGHYSEMDIKEAARAFTGWGFDDNGTFVFREKQHDDGEKIILGKRGNYNGDDVLKILLDQRQTATYITTKIFRYFVDDTPDQALIESLSDKFYQSGYEIKALMREIFMSDWFYDSKYIGNRIKSPVELLIGIRRTIPMAFEQEELMIAFQRILGQVLFYPPNVAGWPGGRNWIDSSSLMFRLRIPQVILYSQVLNIRPKEIAPEMGDGGNYKMTLQINDFLKRQFAKKVNARINWDPYIQGYSDIPRESLADEIAGVLLQQPGNIKKALLEKYADTGSREGYIKTVTIDVMSTPEYQLC, encoded by the coding sequence ATGCCTGTAGTTGCCAAGAAAGTAGAAATGCAACATCTAGCCTGGCGTGCCGGCTTCGGGGAAACTTTGCCCGTGATCACCGAATGGGAAAAGAGGCGACGGAAAGAGATTGTGAATAAAGTACTGATAGGTCCCAAACGTGCCGAACTAGAGTCTGTTGATGTGATCAATGCCACCGACCTGCCGGATTACAAACGTTTCCGGGACATGACGGAAGAACAAAAGAAAACCGTTAGGGAAATGAATACCCAGGGCATCAAAGATCTTAATGTGGCCTGGTTGAATATGATGGAAAAGAGTGAACATCCGCTCCGTGAAAAAATGAGCCTCTTCTGGCATGGTCATTTTGCCTGCCGTACGCAGGATGTCTTATACAATCAACAACTGATCGGTGTTATCCGTGAAAATGCACTTGGTAACTTTGGCGACCTGCTGAGCGCCGTTTCCAAATCCACGGCCATGTTGCAGTTCCTCAACAATCAGCAGAACCGTAAACAACATCCCAACGAAAATTTTGCCCGTGAAGTGATGGAGCTGTTCACCATGGGCCGCGGTCATTACAGCGAAATGGATATCAAAGAGGCTGCCCGTGCCTTCACCGGATGGGGCTTCGATGACAATGGCACATTTGTGTTCCGCGAAAAACAACATGATGACGGAGAAAAAATCATCCTGGGTAAACGAGGCAACTATAATGGTGACGATGTGCTGAAGATCCTGCTGGACCAGCGACAGACCGCCACTTATATCACCACCAAGATATTCAGGTATTTTGTTGACGATACCCCGGACCAGGCACTGATCGAGTCTTTATCTGATAAGTTTTATCAGTCAGGTTATGAAATCAAAGCGCTGATGCGGGAGATATTTATGTCCGATTGGTTTTACGATAGTAAATACATTGGTAATCGTATCAAGTCGCCGGTAGAGCTGCTGATTGGTATTCGCAGAACCATTCCGATGGCTTTTGAGCAGGAAGAGCTGATGATAGCCTTTCAGCGCATCCTCGGGCAGGTTCTTTTTTATCCGCCTAATGTGGCCGGCTGGCCTGGAGGCCGCAACTGGATAGACAGCTCCAGTCTGATGTTCCGGTTACGGATACCGCAGGTGATCCTGTACTCTCAGGTGCTGAATATCCGCCCCAAAGAGATTGCACCGGAAATGGGTGATGGCGGTAATTATAAAATGACCTTACAGATCAATGATTTTCTGAAAAGACAGTTTGCCAAAAAAGTCAATGCACGGATTAACTGGGACCCTTATATACAGGGTTACAGCGACATCCCAAGGGAAAGTCTGGCAGACGAAATTGCCGGTGTGTTGCTGCAGCAACCTGGTAATATCAAAAAGGCACTGTTGGAGAAATATGCCGACACCGGTTCCCGGGAAGGATATATTAAAACCGTCACCATCGATGTGATGAGTACTCCGGAATATCAATTGTGTTAA
- a CDS encoding peptide MFS transporter: MMQTAVAQKPVDASQKSHPKGLYVLFTTEMWERFNFYGMRALLTLFLVNALSFSEAESSYVYGGFLGLCYLTPMLGGYISDRYLGNRNCILLGGFVMGVGQLLMVISATIYSSSPDTAKMVVWLALLVIIFGNGFFKPNISSMVGQLYPKNDGRLDAAFTIFYMGINVGAFLGMSICSFAGDVKVDNVRMVGAFKWGFLAASIAMFLGTALFYFLKDKYVITPDGKAIGGKPDFSKPAANLAEGESDKAKFSNTAIFGVLGLLVVLFFIIHYLSLDPNPIKSWLYPFIYASGISLAVLILTDSSITKIERQRILVIYFVAFFVIFFWACFEQAGSSLTFIADYQTDRHFLGLELPPSLIQNFNSIFIIAFALPFSWLWLKLQKRNMEPISPVKQSIGLALLAFGFFIIALQVKNLGADEKLGVSWLILMYLFHTLGELCLSPIGLSLVAKLAPHRFSSLLMGVWFLANAAGYALAGTLGALLPPTPDKFIEATKNGIDLKGILDGTVTATAQQLDKLHELKLATQYPTFAGFTIHNLYDFFMVFVILPGAAAVLLFLSTSFLKKWMHGVK; this comes from the coding sequence ATGATGCAAACAGCTGTTGCACAGAAGCCGGTCGATGCCTCGCAAAAGAGTCATCCTAAGGGCCTCTATGTATTATTTACCACGGAAATGTGGGAACGATTCAATTTTTATGGAATGAGAGCGCTGCTGACGCTCTTCCTGGTAAATGCCCTGTCTTTCTCTGAAGCTGAATCCTCCTATGTCTATGGCGGCTTTCTCGGCCTTTGTTATCTTACACCTATGCTCGGCGGTTATATCTCCGACCGCTACCTGGGAAACAGGAACTGTATCTTATTAGGTGGCTTTGTAATGGGTGTCGGACAACTACTCATGGTCATCAGTGCCACTATATACAGTAGCAGTCCCGATACGGCCAAAATGGTGGTATGGCTGGCCCTGCTGGTAATCATCTTCGGCAACGGGTTCTTCAAACCCAACATCTCCTCCATGGTAGGTCAGCTGTATCCTAAAAACGACGGTCGTCTGGATGCTGCCTTCACCATTTTCTACATGGGTATCAACGTTGGTGCTTTCCTCGGAATGTCCATCTGCTCCTTTGCTGGTGACGTGAAAGTAGACAACGTAAGGATGGTAGGCGCCTTCAAATGGGGCTTCCTCGCCGCCAGTATCGCCATGTTCCTGGGAACCGCGCTGTTTTATTTCCTGAAAGACAAATATGTAATCACCCCTGATGGTAAAGCTATCGGTGGTAAACCAGACTTCAGCAAACCTGCTGCTAACCTGGCCGAAGGTGAATCAGACAAAGCCAAATTCTCCAACACCGCTATCTTCGGTGTACTGGGCCTGCTGGTAGTACTCTTCTTCATTATCCACTACCTGTCTCTCGATCCCAACCCGATCAAATCCTGGCTGTATCCCTTCATCTATGCATCCGGTATCAGCCTCGCTGTTTTGATCCTCACCGATTCAAGTATCACTAAAATAGAAAGACAGAGAATCCTCGTGATCTACTTTGTTGCCTTCTTTGTAATCTTCTTCTGGGCCTGCTTCGAACAAGCCGGTTCATCTCTCACCTTTATAGCAGACTACCAAACAGACCGCCACTTCTTAGGCCTCGAGCTGCCACCCAGTCTTATCCAGAACTTCAACTCCATTTTCATCATCGCTTTTGCCCTTCCTTTCAGCTGGTTATGGCTGAAATTACAGAAGCGTAACATGGAGCCTATCTCTCCGGTAAAACAATCTATCGGTCTGGCTTTGCTGGCATTCGGCTTCTTTATCATCGCGCTCCAGGTGAAAAACCTTGGTGCAGATGAGAAACTGGGTGTAAGCTGGCTGATATTAATGTACCTGTTCCACACGCTGGGTGAGCTCTGCTTATCTCCGATAGGTCTGTCACTCGTAGCCAAACTGGCGCCACACCGTTTCTCTTCCCTGCTGATGGGCGTATGGTTCCTGGCCAATGCTGCCGGTTATGCACTGGCTGGTACACTGGGTGCATTGCTGCCTCCTACACCTGATAAGTTCATCGAAGCCACTAAAAATGGCATTGACCTGAAAGGCATTCTGGACGGTACTGTTACTGCCACCGCACAGCAACTCGACAAACTGCACGAGCTGAAACTGGCCACTCAGTATCCAACCTTCGCCGGATTCACCATCCACAACCTCTATGATTTCTTCATGGTATTTGTGATCCTGCCAGGTGCTGCAGCCGTTCTGCTGTTCCTCTCTACCAGCTTCCTGAAAAAATGGATGCATGGCGTGAAATAA
- the purD gene encoding phosphoribosylamine--glycine ligase has translation MNILLLGSGGREHALARKMSQSPHCGKLFIAPGNAGTSQCGINVDMGVSEFEKIRSFCLENAIDLVVPGSEEALVNGIYDYFAQDAALQHIPVMGPSKEGARLEGSKAFAKLFMQRHDIPTAGYREFNAGNFEEGVAYLQQHSLPIVLKADGLAAGKGVVITSSHEEAVAEFEQMVREAKFGDASKTVVVEQFLTGIELSVFVITDGHSYRILPEAKDYKRIGEGDKGLNTGGMGAVSPVPFADAAFMKKVEDKVIRPTVEGLSKENIKYNGFIFFGLINVEGEPFVIEYNCRMGDPETEVVMPRLQNDLPELFTAVVNSTLAQQTIFTDPRAAATVMLVSKGYPEAYEKNKAISGVPAPTNDQIVFHAGTKQAGDTVVSNGGRVLAITSLASTLSLALSHSVQTAEQIAFEGKTYRRDIGYEFI, from the coding sequence ATGAACATATTATTACTAGGTAGTGGTGGCCGGGAGCATGCTCTGGCCCGGAAAATGTCCCAAAGCCCTCATTGTGGCAAGTTATTCATCGCGCCAGGCAATGCCGGTACTTCGCAGTGTGGTATCAATGTAGATATGGGCGTGAGTGAATTTGAGAAGATCCGGTCTTTCTGTCTGGAAAACGCCATAGACCTGGTAGTACCGGGCTCGGAAGAAGCCCTGGTGAATGGTATTTACGATTATTTTGCCCAGGATGCAGCATTGCAGCATATTCCGGTGATGGGACCTTCAAAGGAAGGGGCCCGGCTGGAGGGCAGCAAGGCTTTCGCCAAACTGTTCATGCAGCGGCATGATATTCCTACCGCGGGTTACCGGGAGTTTAATGCCGGCAACTTTGAGGAGGGGGTAGCTTATCTTCAGCAGCACTCCTTACCAATTGTATTAAAAGCCGACGGGCTGGCTGCAGGTAAGGGGGTGGTGATCACCAGCTCCCACGAAGAGGCGGTAGCCGAGTTTGAGCAGATGGTCCGTGAAGCGAAGTTTGGCGATGCCAGCAAAACCGTGGTAGTAGAGCAGTTCCTGACAGGTATCGAGTTGTCAGTGTTTGTGATTACCGACGGGCACTCCTACAGGATATTGCCGGAAGCCAAGGATTACAAACGGATCGGGGAAGGCGACAAAGGCCTGAACACAGGTGGTATGGGCGCAGTATCACCTGTACCTTTTGCGGATGCTGCCTTTATGAAAAAGGTGGAGGACAAGGTAATACGCCCTACCGTAGAGGGTTTGTCAAAAGAAAACATTAAATACAACGGATTTATCTTTTTTGGCTTGATTAATGTAGAGGGAGAGCCTTTTGTAATTGAGTATAACTGTCGGATGGGCGACCCGGAAACAGAAGTGGTGATGCCCCGTTTGCAGAACGATCTGCCGGAGCTGTTTACCGCTGTTGTGAATAGCACGCTGGCACAGCAAACGATTTTCACCGACCCACGTGCAGCCGCCACCGTAATGCTGGTGTCCAAAGGTTACCCGGAGGCTTATGAGAAAAACAAGGCTATCAGCGGGGTACCGGCACCTACCAACGACCAGATCGTATTTCATGCAGGCACCAAACAAGCGGGAGATACTGTTGTAAGTAACGGAGGGCGTGTGCTGGCCATCACTTCACTGGCTTCCACCCTGTCGCTTGCATTGTCTCATTCCGTGCAAACGGCGGAGCAGATCGCTTTTGAGGGCAAGACCTACCGGAGAGATATCGGCTATGAATTTATCTGA
- a CDS encoding molybdopterin molybdotransferase MoeA, with protein sequence MMLTVVAAFRAVLQTVRDMGTEMLPFEAVTGRVLREPVKADRPFPPFDRVTMDGIAILYDSYARGQQIFGVEDIQAAGTPRLQLSSTANCIEVMTGAILPELTDTVIPYEQLKISDHEGFRRFTISGEVKQGQNVHRKGSDVEAGVVLLQPGTLLGPAEAGVLASVGKTQVEVARLPRVVVIATGNELVPVDATPEEHQVRISNIYSLMASLEQCGISAQYIHLSDDETEMISRLESLLPETDVWISSGAVSAGKYDYLPAVLQQLGMQQVFHKVQQRPGKPFLFGTFKNGPVVFALPGNPVSGFMCFYRYVQPWLKAAMGAKEAAPVYAVLQEQVTFNPSLEYYLPVKLQSLPDGTMGAFPQPYHGSGDLASLLLADAFMTLPVEGSVFEKGSCYPVWIFR encoded by the coding sequence ATGATGCTGACTGTAGTTGCTGCGTTCAGAGCCGTATTACAAACCGTGCGGGATATGGGTACAGAAATGTTGCCTTTTGAAGCTGTTACCGGCCGTGTATTGCGTGAGCCTGTAAAAGCAGACAGGCCCTTCCCTCCTTTTGACCGGGTTACTATGGATGGTATTGCTATCCTGTACGACAGTTATGCACGCGGGCAACAGATCTTCGGGGTAGAAGACATACAGGCCGCAGGTACTCCCCGTCTGCAGCTCTCCAGCACTGCCAATTGTATAGAGGTGATGACCGGCGCCATTTTGCCGGAACTAACAGATACCGTAATACCCTATGAACAGCTGAAAATCAGTGACCATGAAGGTTTCCGCCGTTTTACCATCAGTGGAGAAGTGAAACAGGGACAAAATGTACATCGCAAAGGCTCTGATGTGGAAGCGGGTGTGGTACTGTTGCAGCCCGGTACGTTGCTGGGCCCGGCTGAAGCGGGCGTACTGGCATCAGTAGGTAAAACACAGGTGGAAGTGGCGCGCCTTCCCCGCGTAGTCGTGATCGCCACCGGCAATGAATTGGTACCAGTAGATGCCACTCCGGAAGAGCATCAGGTCCGCATCTCCAATATTTATAGTCTGATGGCTTCTCTTGAGCAATGCGGTATCAGTGCACAATACATACATCTGAGTGATGATGAAACAGAAATGATCAGCCGATTGGAATCACTGTTGCCCGAAACGGATGTGTGGATCAGCTCCGGGGCGGTATCGGCAGGAAAATATGATTACCTGCCTGCGGTGTTACAGCAGCTGGGTATGCAACAGGTTTTCCATAAAGTGCAGCAAAGGCCCGGAAAACCTTTCCTGTTCGGCACTTTCAAAAATGGCCCTGTAGTATTTGCTTTGCCCGGAAATCCGGTATCGGGGTTTATGTGTTTTTACCGTTATGTGCAGCCCTGGCTGAAAGCGGCCATGGGAGCTAAAGAAGCTGCTCCGGTATACGCGGTGCTGCAGGAGCAGGTCACCTTCAATCCTTCACTCGAATATTACCTCCCTGTTAAATTACAATCATTGCCCGATGGTACTATGGGTGCTTTCCCACAACCCTATCACGGCTCCGGAGACCTGGCAAGCCTGCTGCTGGCGGATGCATTCATGACACTGCCAGTAGAAGGCTCCGTTTTTGAGAAAGGCAGCTGTTATCCGGTCTGGATATTTCGTTAA
- a CDS encoding OPT family oligopeptide transporter, protein MSDNNFKPFVPPGVQMKEFTLKSILLGCLFGIIFGAATVYLALKAGLTVSASIPIAVIAITLGRKFFNTTILENNIIQTTGSAGESIAAGVVFTLPGFLFLSDGGGAQFFNYFTILILAIFGGILGTLMMIPLRRSLIVKEHKTLPYPEGTACGDVLIAGEKGGDFARTAFYGLGFAFSYAILQKILHVIAETPEYMTKQASKFFPSAKISADITPEYMGVGYIIGPRIAGVLVAGGVLSWLALIPLLASLLPPDMIASQLVKIGYLANLQTPGGQGSWDPVAHTFSDYSAAVYYAYVRQIGAGAVAAGGFITLLKTIPTIISSFKGSLGAIKEGKENNGSRMDVPRTERDLSLKIVLFGSIALILLMAFLPQLPGDSIGKKLLVGLLVVVFGAFFVTVSSRIVGLIGSSNNPISGMTIATLMGTCLVFIAVGWTGKVYEPMALVVGGMICIAAANAGGTSQDLKSGYIVGATPMYQQLALFIGAIVSSIVIGLTVKFLDKPTAEMISKGITEHAIGSTYYPAPQGTLMATLAKGILSFNLDWQFVLVGVFLAITMELCGVNALSFAVGAYLPLSTTLPIFVGGAIRGVVDYKSKKANVHTSAAEEELGKGNLFATGLVAGGAVAGVIIAILAGFDWSAAILTKLNTESGLTGILGHGGYYVLGCAFFAFMGWYLYRTARKA, encoded by the coding sequence ATGTCTGACAACAACTTCAAACCTTTTGTACCCCCTGGCGTACAGATGAAGGAATTTACCCTCAAATCCATTTTATTAGGCTGTCTTTTCGGGATCATCTTTGGCGCCGCCACCGTATACCTGGCGCTGAAAGCCGGCCTCACTGTTTCGGCATCCATACCTATCGCTGTAATTGCCATCACTCTTGGCCGGAAATTTTTCAACACCACCATCCTGGAAAATAATATTATCCAGACCACTGGTTCTGCCGGCGAATCTATCGCTGCCGGAGTGGTGTTTACCTTGCCGGGCTTCCTGTTTCTCAGCGATGGGGGCGGAGCACAGTTCTTTAATTATTTCACCATTCTGATACTGGCCATCTTTGGCGGTATCCTTGGCACCCTGATGATGATACCGCTACGCCGGTCACTGATCGTTAAAGAACATAAAACCCTTCCCTATCCGGAAGGTACGGCCTGCGGCGATGTGCTCATCGCTGGTGAGAAAGGTGGCGACTTTGCCCGGACAGCCTTCTATGGCCTGGGCTTCGCTTTCTCCTATGCCATCCTGCAAAAGATCCTCCATGTAATCGCCGAAACACCGGAGTACATGACCAAACAGGCCAGCAAATTTTTCCCTTCTGCCAAAATCAGTGCTGACATCACTCCGGAGTATATGGGTGTGGGTTATATCATCGGTCCTCGTATTGCAGGCGTACTGGTAGCCGGCGGTGTGCTGTCCTGGCTCGCCCTCATCCCCCTGCTGGCCTCCCTGCTGCCACCAGACATGATCGCCTCCCAGCTGGTGAAAATCGGTTACCTCGCCAACCTCCAAACGCCCGGCGGACAAGGTAGCTGGGACCCGGTAGCACATACCTTCTCAGATTATTCTGCTGCTGTATACTATGCATACGTACGCCAGATCGGCGCAGGCGCTGTTGCTGCAGGTGGATTTATCACCCTGCTCAAAACAATCCCTACGATCATCTCTTCCTTCAAAGGAAGTCTGGGCGCCATTAAAGAGGGCAAAGAAAACAACGGCTCCCGCATGGACGTACCCAGAACAGAAAGAGACCTGAGCCTGAAAATAGTACTGTTCGGTAGCATCGCTTTAATCCTGCTGATGGCCTTCCTGCCACAGCTGCCTGGCGACTCTATCGGTAAAAAACTGCTGGTAGGTCTGCTGGTAGTGGTATTTGGCGCATTCTTCGTTACGGTGTCCAGCCGTATCGTAGGCCTGATCGGATCTTCCAACAACCCAATCTCAGGTATGACTATCGCCACTCTCATGGGTACCTGCCTGGTATTCATCGCCGTAGGCTGGACCGGCAAGGTATATGAGCCCATGGCCCTGGTAGTAGGTGGTATGATCTGTATCGCTGCAGCCAATGCCGGCGGCACTTCCCAGGACCTGAAATCCGGATACATTGTAGGCGCTACCCCAATGTACCAGCAGCTGGCCCTGTTTATTGGCGCTATCGTATCCTCTATCGTAATCGGACTCACCGTAAAATTCCTGGACAAGCCCACCGCTGAGATGATCAGCAAAGGCATCACCGAACACGCCATCGGCAGTACTTACTACCCTGCACCACAGGGCACCCTCATGGCTACACTGGCTAAAGGTATCCTGTCATTCAACCTCGACTGGCAGTTTGTACTGGTAGGTGTTTTCCTCGCTATTACCATGGAACTGTGCGGCGTTAATGCACTCTCTTTTGCAGTAGGGGCTTACCTGCCGCTGTCTACCACACTCCCCATCTTCGTAGGTGGTGCTATCCGTGGCGTAGTAGACTATAAAAGTAAAAAAGCGAATGTGCACACTTCTGCTGCAGAAGAAGAACTGGGCAAAGGCAACCTGTTTGCTACCGGCCTGGTGGCCGGCGGTGCAGTAGCTGGTGTGATCATCGCTATACTCGCTGGTTTCGACTGGTCTGCTGCTATACTCACCAAACTGAATACTGAAAGCGGTCTTACCGGCATCCTGGGCCATGGCGGCTACTATGTGCTGGGATGTGCATTCTTTGCCTTTATGGGCTGGTATCTTTACCGTACTGCACGTAAAGCATAA
- a CDS encoding DUF1501 domain-containing protein has translation MYILNRRRFLQVGSLASAAMMMPKFLKAFESGALVPPGNKVLVIIQLSGGNDGLNTIIPYRNDIYYRSRPALGIKRETALSLSDELGIHPSLDGLKALYDEGSLAVLNNVGYPNPDRSHFRSMDIWHSASQSNEFWNDGWIGRYLDAQCNGCDKPTQALEIDDTLSLALKGDHNKGLALTDPGRLSNTSNDKYFKDLLQQHAHEDEHHSVEYLYKTMAETISSAAYIQQQFKTYQSKENYPATELGRNLRTIANLVMSDINTKVYYVSHGSFDTHVNQQDQQARLFKQLSEALTVFTGDLKKNNRFQDVAVMTFSEFGRRVSQNASGGTDHGTANNMFLISGGLKKQGILNDGPDLMNLKEGDLQYKVDFKSVYATLLNKWLSADDQLILKQHYEKMDFI, from the coding sequence ATGTATATACTTAACAGGCGTCGTTTTTTACAGGTAGGTTCCCTGGCTTCTGCTGCCATGATGATGCCTAAGTTCCTGAAGGCTTTTGAATCCGGAGCGCTGGTACCTCCCGGCAACAAAGTGCTGGTGATTATACAGTTGTCTGGCGGAAACGATGGACTGAATACGATCATCCCTTACCGTAATGATATCTATTACCGTTCCCGTCCTGCGCTGGGTATCAAAAGAGAAACTGCACTTTCTCTCAGTGATGAACTGGGCATCCACCCATCCCTGGATGGGCTGAAAGCTTTATATGATGAAGGTTCGCTGGCTGTCCTTAATAATGTGGGATATCCTAACCCGGACCGTTCCCATTTCCGTTCTATGGATATCTGGCATTCTGCCAGCCAGTCCAATGAGTTCTGGAATGACGGCTGGATAGGCCGTTACCTCGATGCACAGTGCAACGGCTGTGATAAGCCCACACAGGCACTGGAGATAGATGATACTCTGAGCCTGGCGCTGAAAGGTGATCATAACAAAGGCTTGGCGCTCACAGATCCCGGTCGTCTTTCGAACACCAGCAACGACAAGTACTTCAAAGACTTGTTACAGCAACATGCCCATGAAGACGAACATCATAGTGTAGAATATCTCTACAAAACCATGGCAGAAACGATTTCCTCAGCGGCCTACATCCAGCAGCAGTTTAAGACCTACCAATCGAAGGAGAATTATCCGGCTACGGAGTTGGGGCGTAATCTGCGCACCATCGCCAACCTGGTTATGTCAGACATCAATACTAAAGTGTATTATGTTTCACATGGAAGCTTTGATACACACGTAAATCAGCAGGACCAGCAGGCACGCCTTTTTAAGCAGCTGAGCGAGGCCCTGACCGTGTTTACAGGTGATCTCAAAAAGAACAACCGCTTCCAGGACGTAGCGGTAATGACCTTCTCCGAATTTGGCCGCAGGGTAAGTCAGAATGCCAGCGGTGGCACTGATCATGGCACTGCCAATAATATGTTTCTGATCAGTGGAGGGTTGAAAAAACAGGGTATCCTCAATGATGGGCCTGACCTGATGAATCTGAAGGAAGGGGATTTGCAGTATAAAGTGGACTTTAAAAGTGTTTATGCCACATTACTCAACAAGTGGCTAAGTGCTGATGATCAGCTGATCCTGAAGCAGCATTACGAGAAGATGGATTTTATCTGA